From Impatiens glandulifera chromosome 7, dImpGla2.1, whole genome shotgun sequence:
atctggcttcaaattcaaatttgtataaaatttaaaagaggaTAAATCTGATTagctaaaattaataaattttctttctcctaatcatttattcatttcatctcttattctttattcaaattttttctcCTTATCTCctctcaaatttttatttatataatttgtaagaaataatgttttaaaatttattattaattaaataataaaaaagagattaaaacTTTTGCATCTAAGTCCTTAttcggttatttaaataactcaaacattTTTTCAATCTCCCTCTCAACCATTACATTACTCAATTCattactcaaaatattaaataattctttattttaaattattatttattattttattattatatattaataccctttaaataattttatcaaaaatattatcaccttttcaaaatcattatttatttccttctctatgttattaaaataacttcaaTTCAAACAAGGTCTAACTTCATgagttagatttaaaaaaatatatatttaaaaaagtgtAGAACATAGTTTTTCtccaaatttgtattattaataaaaatgaaagagtGGAATTTACTTGGTTTTATTATTAGatgtattcatattttaattaaataatatattatataacaaatttaaatacatatttttataattttaaaataaatttagtataaattattttataatttaaatattatctaataatatatatatatatatatatatatatatatatatataatattaagatatttaataatattaaatcttcaAAAGTTTGTTACCTTGTCATTGTCTGCTTAAGTCCTaaccttttatattaaaatgtcaacatacttttcaatcaaataatatttttttttgttctaatttgaataagaaaatttcttataaaagttaatattcttttgaatgaaaaaaatacttgaattggaaaacaaattaaaatttatatatttatattttaagcaTAGGATTCATTATTGGGTTAATGTTTAGATTTATAAATTGccttaattttcaaactcaatCAAATACACCAAGACTGTAGGATCTTAAAGTttctcataaaaataaattaagaagaagCAAATTGTCTAAATAAGTGTATAATCTAGACTAGAGTAAGTTGATTCTGAAGACTCTCACAGTATGATCATCTCCACAAGAAGCAAGCTCCATAGTTCTCGAATCCATATCCATCTCTGAATTCCTCCATGCCAAACGGTTCACAGATGAAACATTGCACACAAATGGATCAAACCGTAAGGCAACAACTGATGTCGCACTCTTAGCCGACCCGATCCCGTTTTCTGTCCTACTGATGGAAGTCCTCCACAATTCAATCAGCCCATTTTCCATCCCAACCGCAAGAATCCCTTCATCGCGTTTCTCATTATCTATGCTGGCCCATGATAATGCTGTCACGCTGCTGCTGAACTGAGGCAATGCTACAAGAAGCTTAACCGAAGAACTGTTTTCTTCTATCCCCCATATTTTTACTGTCTTGTCCCTCGAACCGGTTGCAAATTCGTGGCCTAATGGGTTCCATGAACATGTCCATATTATTCTTTTGTGTCCCTCTTGCTTGGCTACAAGCCCATAACTGATTTCGTTTGAAGCTGCATTAGGATTCAAAAAATAATACCCAAAATATATTatgagaagaaagaaaataaaaactctataccaaataaaataacaaaaattacactataaCAGGGATCATTATCCGAAAATAATCTAATACCAAAAGAGAGTCGTTTTCAACTTTGGCGCAATGAGATGGATCGTGACAAATTACTAGTTTCCAAGATACCCAACAAGAAGTGTTTCTTTCTAAAGAGTTTGTTGACAGTTTCTCAACTATATCAGGATATAGAtccaaaaagtgtttccaaatggccCATTATGTACAAAAGAGTAGGGAAGAACATCTAAATATTATCCCAAATCAAACAGGGAAAAAACGTCGTGCCCTTTTCCAATTCGACTCGGTTATAGATTTACATAGAAATTTAGATTGTGACGGTGTAGTAGGTATGTATGCATACCTGTTGTTTGTTCAATGGAGAAAACGGAGAAGTGGCGATCCCTTGAAACAGCCAAAAGATATTTGTCGTCGTAAGAGAATTCCATCTGAGAAACTGTCAAGCTGTGAGCTTGCAACCGACCAACCGCCTTCCATGAGCCCACTTGCCATAGCCAGATATCCGCCACTGATGCAGATTGGGCCTGTTAACAACACTCAAAAATATCAACCAATAAGGGTACAAAATAAAGAAACAGCACAATGAAATTACCTTGCATGACGAAGCCACAATCTTTCCCACATGATCGCTACATAAAGAAAACAACTCATTTCCGTGTCCATAAAGTTTGTGCGTCTCGGGCCAAAGTGTATGCCAAACCAGCTGTTCTTCGATCGGAGGTTCGGTGAATTCAACCGGAACTGCTTCTGGTATCGTCTCGAGTGTATCCATCCCTTCATTGGTAGTTCTCTCCGAGATCTCAGTTGTGGCTGCAAGAAAAAAACTATAccattaaggccttgtttgatgtgggtcaTTTGGGTATACAATAAACCATcaattcataatattaaataataaggacattttggtcattttatcaaaataatcagCCGTGATGAGAGATTTTACCATTAACATAAATGGGCTTTTGTGATAAGCCAAGGGCAGACATATTAGCACCCAAAATCTGAAGGTTGGTTTGAACATCATCATCAGGAGAAGAATACTTGTCTAAGCAGGCGTGATTCAATGTTTTAAGGAAGGACAAGGGTGCTTCAAACACTCGAGCAACTTTTTCCTCAGACCCGCAAACGAACCGATGGTTTCCTTTTCCTTTGATGATCGTCACGCAATTAATATCATGACCGTGAACTTGTGGCCTAGCAACTTCATGCCACGCTCCTTCGTTTGTTGAATGAAGTTCGTCAAGCCAAGTAGCAAAAACTCTAGTTGTCTACAAATATTTTATGACCAATTAGAAGAAGCAATTGGTCGCCAAAGCATTGagtaatatgttatatataaattaatattgaatcTCTGTGTCAGACTAAGTTTAGTTTCTAAAAGAATCAGCGTGCTAATAGTAAAATATAGTCCACCAAAACTATACTATGCAACGACTGAAATAGATAGAAAGCatagaaattataaatgaaatcaCCAGCAAAGATTAAACAACATAAAATACCTGATCATGGCTGACTGACAACAAATATTGGCCAGACTTAGCCCAAGAAATATCAGACACAGCAGCAAAATGTCCAGACGGGACTTTCTGAGGTTTCCAGTTGTCGCAATCAAAACCCACGTTTCTCCAAAGATGGAAAGACCCACCATACCCATGAGCTAATATTGAATCCCCGTTTGGACTCCAATGGCCACCATAAAACCCTAATGCACAATGACCTAGCTCACCAACAATAACCACATTCATCCATATCCCAGTTGTCTTCTCCGGTTGCCAGATCATCATCGTTTTATCCATTGATGCAGATAAAATGCTTAGTGGTTGTTCACATTCAATCCCATCAACTGATAAAGGTGGCTGCCACTCAACTGAATAAACCCAATCTTCGTGACCAATCAGAAGAGATTCTAACGATATCTGGTAAGACATCGAGCCTGCTTTAAAGATTGGACCTTTGATGAACGATGTCAAACTAAATTCTTGTGACCTCTCAACAGAAGAGCTCTGTAAAACCATCTTCCATATCCTTATGCCTCTGTCTTGCGATGAACTTACTAACAGAAGGTTATTTGTTTCACCGTTTGAATTTATTGGTAATGAGAAGTCCAAACTTCTGATCCAATCCGTATGACCTTTTAACTCACAAGCACGAACAAACTGTCCCGTTCTCTCTCCACAGAAAAGATGAATCTTATTATCCAATCCTCCAAGTGCAATCACTATTCGTCCATTATTTCCAGGTAACTTTGCCAGTGAAACCGCAACCATAGGTTTTGTACCGGCAGAAAAGGATTGCAGAAGCGATAATTTGCAGTCTCCtgagtataataaataaacaaacagatgaaaacaaatttaatttgcCAAAGATAGACAAGGAGAAAATTTGACAGAAGTAGAGGTCATTGTAGATTGGATTGGTTAGGTTATTTGGCTAAATATCTATCCAGCTCTAACAGATCGGTTTATACCCTATCAAAACCCTGTATCTGGTGAATCAAATGTCTCAAATATAGGGtcattttgtcaatttatttggATAACCGACCCTATACATCTACGATTTCACATTTCAAATGTTTGTGaactaattttaaaacaattaactaacaaaataagtacaaaaaCACCAAGGAAAAAACAACTTCAAATAAGTCCTGTAATTGAACAAACTTTTGTATAAAGAAAccaataataaatgtttaaaataacgTTTTCTAATTGAATAAATGCAGAAAATAGACAATAACTACAAGACAGATAAAGTCTTTCATTGAACAAAGTCAGTTACAAGTATTGGACAATTGCAATAGTCCTCAATAACTAAAGAATAATACCAAACCTAAATTTCCTCTTTTAAAGGTATGCTTATCtgaatcaaacaaataatactAAGTGAAAATTATTCAAGTTAAATGTTAATGAATATTAGCTAGAATAAATGTAAAATGGAACATGCTTAGTTCAAGTTGGTTTATAtctgaaaaaataaacaaaatttgattcatcccaacattaatataatttgatcGCAATCAATCAAGATTTGAGTACAAACTAGGGGTGATCGTTGATTGTGGGTTGGTTCAGTTTATAAACTATCAAGTCCATGCCCTAATATATCAGTTTAAGATTCAGCTGATCATATGTTTTTGGGTTGGCAAATGAACTGTGCACACCTAGACAGAACACTCACCTCCAGACATAGATGGGAAGATAAGTTCCCACACATGAACCGTGCcatcagaagaagaagaagcaaacaTCGCGTCGGTTTGAGAAATCATAATCCCGGAAATGCAGGTCACACCTTTCTTGTGTGATTCTGGCAATTGTAAGATGTACTTCCACTGTTGAGCATATAGAGAATGGTTCattacagaaaaaaaaaacaaaaaaaaaaacaagataaaCCCAAGactcagaaaaaaaaaaacaatagatTACATTTTTATCTGGAAGAGACAATTCCCACAAGATGATGCAGCCATTGGCATCACCAGACAGCAAATAATGTTGTTTCAACTTCGTTGCTGTAAtcataaaatatgaaaactttAATATTGAATTAGCATGTTTAGTTCTTCCTAATCATAATCACAATCAAACAACCGAAAATCTTCATAAGAACACACATGATCTTGGTGGAATTTAGGTTTTAAGTTGCAGATGGAAAGGAAAAAGGCATACCCATGAAAGAAAATTTATTGCTTGGAAGCCAGTGAGTGCAGTTGACTGAAGCCTTGTGCCCTGGAAGGGTAGTTAGAATTTGTGCAGTCtgatgaaaaaaaacaaaatgaagaatGAATTAAAGCGAGAAAGATGGAAAAGAGGAGAGTTGAGGAGGAGGAGTATAAGACCACCTTTGGACAGAAGATTGCGACTCCATTTTGGGTACCGAAGGATACCAAACCAGAAGCTCCCCAGGAAACGTTATTGACGATTCTGTTGCAGCCAGCTCCGATGAACACTCTCTCAACTTCCATCGCTTAAGGAAGAGAGTTGAAGTGTAGTTACTTATGCGATTATAGAGGGGAAATGAAGTGTTTCTGCTACTTCTTCAGTCTTCAGGCGACGGACGAGAGAGATCAGGTGCTCGGAGGAAAAATGGTGGGAGGAGGGGAAAGAGAAAGACGGAAGAATAACTGAAGCGAGCTGCGACGAGCCCATGAATGTTGTTTTTCTTGGGCCACATCTCTTCTAGGCCCAGTCTAAGTTACCTTTGACAATTTTGTATATTTACTAATAATCAAACCTCTAACTATATAATAGTAAGAGATTTATAGTCTAAATTTATGGtgagtatttatttattataaacattGTATTTTGATGGGTATATTCAGCTTACCCATAGgtaaaaatgagaatttttaTTTGGCACAATCTATCTATAAATTGTTGGAAATAATAGATTTTTCAATATATCTTTCTCtcataaattacttttatttagattttgtcaatattaataaaataaagagaatttagggttttattGTCGAACATAGAAGTGAAATGAATATAATGAAAGAATCTATATAATTAGTGATTAGAATAAAGTACAAATAGACTGAAAAAGAtgataaaagtaatatttaacgACTAACATCCTTTCAAACTCACGATCCAACAACAATAAGCCATTGGACATCCCTTCAAACTCATGATGCAATAATAATAAGCATTGGATATTTGTCAGTCAAAAAACGAAAGCGCAAAATCGAGTGCgcttttgtaaatatatcagTAATCTGCAAAGAGGAAGAAACGGATGACAAAGTGATGGTGTGAGTCTATAGATGATGACAGGTGACATGACAATCAATCTTGATATGTTTGGTGGTCATAAGAGTAGAGAAATGGTAGGTGAATGCATCGTTAACCAAAGTATCAGATAGATCTTTACCGGCTCAATGTCAAAGAGATCAATACGAACTATATATGTTTGTGTCATATGATATGAATTTGCTGGAACAAAGAATATTGGAATGTGCTATAAAAATACAACATGACGCGAAACATACAAATTTTGACTAATTGGATCAAAAATCGATATCTCTTTTGATGAAAACcataacccaaaaaaatatacaaGACACACTGGAGGGACAACATATTACGCTCAACATGTGATCGAAggaaaaaacaaatacaatcgAAAACACACAACGATGAATAATAAGGTGAATCactatataaattttcaaacgGAGATAAATCTGAATTGTGAGATGTTGAGATTATGTTGATCACATGAGCATTGGTAAGAATTGATTCCTCCCGCAACACATTAAGAACATCTGCAATAGAATGAAAGAACGAGTTATTTCAATAAGATAATGATGTTTTTTTAGCCACACTATTTTGCTGAGGAGTGTCGGTACATGAGGTTTAGTGAATGGTACCATCATAGATAAGTAATtgagagaaattattagaaGTGTTTGGACCACTAAATCACACCTAAAACATTTAATGATTGAAAAGTGTTGGGTTCTCACAAAAGCTCGAAAATTGTTGACTGTAGTAAGAAAATTAGACATATATTTCATAAGATAAACTTAAGTATAATGAGTGCAGTCatcaataaacaaaacataatattgAGAACCTCCTTTAAAGAAAACATGAGAATGTCATCACACATTAGAATGTACGAGATCAAATAGAAAagtgaaaaaagaaatatttttataataaggCAATGCTGGAAATTTTACCAATTTACAATCATTACAATAAGAAATgtcattatttataaacaacCAAACTCTAGTAGAcactaaaaaatttaaatgagatCCAAAAATATGACCCAAATGGGAATACCAACGTTAAAATTCTGAAGATGAATGATTCAAACGAAATGATGACAAATCAATACTGTAGACAACAATATTTGATGCTTTGAATTAATCCAAAAATAAAGTCATCATTTCTTACAACATGTCTCAATCACCTTCTATAACCGCGGATCCGTAACACAATAATTTGGAGAAGTAAACAAAATTGTGAGACTAGAATCACACAATTGATAGATGCAAAGTGTAAAGAAAGACTAGGAATATGATAGATATGGGGAAAAAAGAACCAGATGTATATACAAAACCAAATCCTACCAATGTCATTGGAATACCATCGACAATAATGACGTAAAATAATGGAACAAAATTAACTAACACAAATGAGTTAATATAAAGAGAAATGTGATTAGAGACGCCTGAATTTAATATCCATAAGTAAGACGATCTACCCGAATTATTAGACGATGACAAACCTTTATGAGAGAAGGCGGACATTGTGTCGGGCGAGAAACTATTGAAACAACTTAAACATATATAGATTCAAGGTCAGAGCAACACAATTGTATTACCGATGTACGGTGGGCGATAAGTCCATGGTGCACTCGGTGGCGAATGTTGTTGTTGAGTTGTTGAGGTGATCGTAATTGTTGTTTATTCTTACTCACCAATTTCGGACATTGAGTCTTCCAATGACCCTTCTATTTGCAAAATGCCCATTCATCTATCGAACTGTCGTAGTTATGTCTTGTACCGGCCTCAGAGATTTTAAAATATCGTTAAATTCAATATCTCAAAACCCTCGGACCATGGATTTGTTAATTGCTTATCTGATTACAGTAAGTTCACAATTCTATTTTGTATGAACAAATCAATCGGGATGCAAGattttaattcatttgaatTTACGTGGTTTTGCAATCCCTTGACTTATGAATAAAACTAGTGAAAACTATGATGGAGAGAGGTCTTAGAAGCAAGTCGATTTTGATTGCTAGCAACACAAATAGATGGATGTGTAGGCGTAGCAAATCCATTGTCTACTTTAGACCTAAATCGAATTTCTCCGTTAACAATTCATTGACAATAGGGTCAACCGTAGGAAGAGGGGAGTGATGTAGAATTGTTCCACGTAGTCCCTCAAAGTCATTTCGAAGGGTCATCAAAAACTGCACTAAACGTTGTTCTTCTCGACGAGTTATGTAGGGTTCAAACTTTTGCAATTCTGCTGACTCAGTGAGAGCCAATTGATCCCAGAGATCATACAtgacataataaaattattatatattcttatcatTCTGATGATAAGTGAGTGAATGTCTGTCTCTAACTCATACTGCTTAGCAAAATTCGATTTGCGAATATAGTCTGGCAAAATTATTCCAAACCTCCTTAGCTGTATCATATTTGGTCAACTGAACACATATTGTCATGGCTCTCTTGACCAGCTAACCCAAGAGGCTTAATCATCCATTAAAGCCAAACCCAAAGAACATTCTAGAAAACCTTGTGAGTCATTTAATGTAGTGGTTGGTTATTAGGGTGGTAGTTGGATAGTAACTCATTATTGTGGTGGTTGGCTAGCACACCATTAATGAGGTAGTTGGGTAATTAATGTAGTAGTTAAGATTAACCTTATAAATACATTTGAGGTATACCTTTGTAAAGAATCaagtattttattaatataattactttctctctctaaaagttCTTGTGTTGATTCAAGTGTTGCATTGagaaaggctgactagttatTGATCTTACGAAGATaataactagtgccgcacggttTGTTGGAGAAAAGACCaagcccgtgacaattggtatcagagcgaaaATGACGAAGAGATCGGATGAAAGTTGAAAGGTCGTGGAtgaagtagagaatcttccccatgtgaccggagaagatggtaggaTCTCTCGCAAGGTTCAAACGGGAGGATccaaagctaccaaagaaagagagagatcaaTGGACGAtatcgttgacattatcgccaGGCTGGAGAAGGTGGAACTCACAATGGCGTACGAACAAGATAATGTTGGGGACCTAGATGAACGCATTGCCGAGtttgagaaggagagagacgagctttgagaaggaatgcaaggtgccTTAAACGAGGGCTTGTCAAAATGTCAAGAGAAAGCTCAGATCGTGGAGCAAACCCTTATTGGTGAAATCAATACCTTGaccgagaaactcgaggtaatgtcATCTAAACTACAAGCCACCGAAGAGGATGTGGtgttactcaagaaggcggttgcgcaagagtgcggacgtGCGCCTGTTGGAGTCCCCAATCCGACAAGGATAGAGTTCCAAGACCTAAAGtgtatttaggcgagaggaatgcgaaGGAGATTGATAACTTCTTATGGGGTCTGGACCAGTATTTCAAAGCACTCGGCCTGgtagaagaggcgaggaagATAGATATTGCCACGACATACTTAGAAGACACCGCAATGttgtggtggaggcgaaggagtagcgACATAGAAAGAGGTACGTGTTCTATTAACACTTGGACCGAATTCAAGGAAGAACTCAAGAGGCAGTTTTATCCTGAAAATGCTATTCGAGAAGCAAGAGCCAAGTTGCGGCGACTCTCACATAGGGGGAGTATCAAGGAGTACGTCAAGGAATTCATTGTcactctccttgagatccccAACTACTCGGACGAAGAAGCTTTGTTTTCCTTCACCGATGGTCTAGAAATGTGGGCTAAACTAGAGTTAGAACGGCGTGGCGTCCAAGATCTAAACACCGCCATTGCTGTGGCTGAATCTCTAGTTGAAATGCGAAGACAAGACAACACAAAATCGACCCACGATAGGAGCGACAAGGGGAAGAACGGTAGAGATCGTTTTCACAATAGGGAAGCTCCATCTAAGTTTACCAAAACCAATAGTGGAGATCAGGACGAGAAAAGTGGGGAGAGACCCCGGATAAAATGCTTCTTTTGCGAGGGACCACATAAAGCAAGAGAATGCCCCACGAAAAACAAACTATCTGCATTATTGGAGGAGCAGGAACGCCTTCATGAAGAGGCGCGATTGGGGTCGCTACAGGGAAATTGGACTAAATGACCCTGCAAATAGGCCTATTTGCATCCGtggtaatttttaatattttttgatctgatgaccacttattttttttttgactaatttatccttttcgcgaaacgcgaagggagttcgcgtttcgcgaagtgaaacagtcttgatatatatactcaaattttttcatttctctcattttctttctctctcatgcTTTCTTTCCTCCTGAGTTTGTCGCCGGCGGCGTAAACTCCGGCGACGGCGAGCCCTCAAGCATAAATCGACAAGATAAGCAACCTTAAACCCGAatctatgtttatataacagatttatgttctcatttctattttttaatgaaaccctaaccctaaatatgttctttttggtgatattggttaatattggttcatattgaatcatatttgttcatattgggtagtatttgttcatatatgttcatatttgttcatattggtgtattagtttgttcatcttattgattgttcttttggctgtgatgatatttgcagatgataTCGTTTCTGCTAGTTatttaacgaagcgttaagtacttaacgaagcgttatgtacttagcgaagcgttaagtacttaacgcttcgttaagtacataacgcttcgttaagtacttagcgcttcgttaagtacttaacgcttcgttaagtacttaacgcttctgCACGCGCGCGTAGGAAGACGAAGAGGCGCGCGTATATGCACGCGCCTgaccatatattttaaaaaataaaacatttggaCATTCATTTGTTTCCCTCTTCTATCCTCTCGATTCCTCTCTCTCTACAACCGTCTCACTGAAGAACACATTGACAAGGCCGATCTTCCCGTCCCCCTCGTGTCCTCCCTCTCTATCATTTATTCCCCATAAATCTCAGgttagttttattttggttgttgcatgtctttttttggttatgggttttcatatttgcatgtttagttttagggttttggctgtttcagtttatttggttaggtttagcgtttaatgtttgtttctggttattgattattgcattatatttgcatgtttgtttctggttgttggttattgtttctggtttagggattcgcgaagtacttaacgcttcgctaagtacttaacgcttcgttaagtacttaacgcttcgctaagtacttaacgcttcgttaagtacttaacg
This genomic window contains:
- the LOC124945245 gene encoding elongator complex protein 2, translated to MEVERVFIGAGCNRIVNNVSWGASGLVSFGTQNGVAIFCPKTAQILTTLPGHKASVNCTHWLPSNKFSFMATKLKQHYLLSGDANGCIILWELSLPDKNWKYILQLPESHKKGVTCISGIMISQTDAMFASSSSDGTVHVWELIFPSMSGGDCKLSLLQSFSAGTKPMVAVSLAKLPGNNGRIVIALGGLDNKIHLFCGERTGQFVRACELKGHTDWIRSLDFSLPINSNGETNNLLLVSSSQDRGIRIWKMVLQSSSVERSQEFSLTSFIKGPIFKAGSMSYQISLESLLIGHEDWVYSVEWQPPLSVDGIECEQPLSILSASMDKTMMIWQPEKTTGIWMNVVIVGELGHCALGFYGGHWSPNGDSILAHGYGGSFHLWRNVGFDCDNWKPQKVPSGHFAAVSDISWAKSGQYLLSVSHDQTTRVFATWLDELHSTNEGAWHEVARPQVHGHDINCVTIIKGKGNHRFVCGSEEKVARVFEAPLSFLKTLNHACLDKYSSPDDDVQTNLQILGANMSALGLSQKPIYVNATTEISERTTNEGMDTLETIPEAVPVEFTEPPIEEQLVWHTLWPETHKLYGHGNELFSLCSDHVGKIVASSCKAQSASVADIWLWQVGSWKAVGRLQAHSLTVSQMEFSYDDKYLLAVSRDRHFSVFSIEQTTASNEISYGLVAKQEGHKRIIWTCSWNPLGHEFATGSRDKTVKIWGIEENSSSVKLLVALPQFSSSVTALSWASIDNEKRDEGILAVGMENGLIELWRTSISRTENGIGSAKSATSVVALRFDPFVCNVSSVNRLAWRNSEMDMDSRTMELASCGDDHTVRVFRINLL